In the Deltaproteobacteria bacterium genome, ATCCTGTTGGCCAAACAGAATCAGGTGAGACTGTGACAAGGCGCAAGGCATCAGACACAAGACGTGAGGGGCTGAAGGCTGAAAGCCCAACAGGAAAAGGCGGAATCGGTTATCAGTTATCGGTTATCTGAAGAGACAACACCATGGAGTCAGCGAATTTGCCCGACAAACTCAACTAACTCAATAAACCCAAAGAACCCGCAACCAGTAATGCGCAACGAGCAACCAGTACCCATGCCTAAAGAACAAAGCCCTGATTATGCCAAGATGAGCCATGCCAGCGCCCTCTCCCTCGGTCTGATGAGGGGACGGATGTACCGGGGCGCGGTCAACCGGTGCGTCAACCTCCTGGTCCATTATCCCGAAGGATGCTCGGCCAACTGCGCCTACTGCGGGCTCGCCAAGAAACGGCCCGGGACCTATGCGGAGAAGAGCTTCATCCATGTGGAATGGCCCCTCTACTCGATGGAAACGATTATCGACGCCATCAACAAGGCCCCGGCTTACGTGACGCGGACCTGCATCTCCATGATCACCAATGGCAAATGCAGGGCCCACACCCTGCAAATGACCCGCCGCCTCACGCAAGAGACGGCGATCCCCGTCTCCATCCTCATCAGCCCCACCCTCCTGGAGAAACAGGACCTGACAGAAATGAAGGACTGCGGGGCGGATAAGATCGGGGTAGCCATAGACCTCGCTACCCCGGAGCTCTTTGACAAATTCAGGGGAAAAGGGGTTTCAGGCCCCCATAAATGGAAAAAATATTGGGCAATTGCCGAGGCAGGGCTGGAGGTCTTCGGAGCCGGCCACGTGGGCGCCCACCTCATGGTGGGCATGGGAGAGACCGAGCAGGAGATGACATCGCTCATGGACCGGCTGTGGCGAATGGGGATCGTCAGTCATCTCTTCTCTTTCTTTGCCGAGGAGGGCTCCAGTCTGGCCCACATGTCCCACCCCCCCTGGTCCGCCTATCTGAGGATACAGTTGGCCCGTTACCTGATTGAAGAGGGCGTGATAAATTTCAACGACATCGATTTTGATGCGGCAGGACAAATCCTTGACTTCGGGCTTTCCCCCGGCAGAATCGATGAGATCGTGGCATCGGGCACACCCTTCATGACCACCGGATGCCTGGGCCCGGACGGCAAAGTGGCCTGCAACCGTCCGTTCGGCAATTGCCTCCCGGACGTTAGGCAATGGAACTATCCCTATCTTCCCAATCAGGAAGAGACGGATCTGATCCGCCTGAATATTTTCAGGACAACCGTCTGATTTCCTGAAAAACACTTTGACAGAAAGATCCGGAGGTATTAAGGTAAGGGTTTGTGATCGGGCCGTTAGCTCAGTTTGGTAGAGCAGCGGACTTTTAATCCGTTGGTCGCGCGTTCGACTCGCGCACGGCCCACCAGCAATACAAAGGACTTAGGTGATAAAACCTGGGTCCTTTTTTCTTTTTTGGGCCAAATGCTGCCCAAAATAGAAAGCCGCAGGGTAGCAGTTTTGAACCCTGTGAAACCCTGGAAACTCGAATGAACGTAGTAAGCTCAAGGTGGCCGGCACCGACGAGATCCGCTTCTGGATCGTGACATGGGGGTCAAAGGCTGAGGTTCTGGAACCCGAGCTATCAGGGAGGAAATCAGGACAGAGCCGGAAAGCATGGCGAGGCTGTATGAAGAGCCTATCATGGTCTCGGTTAAAGGCCTTCAAGGAGTCGTCCCGTTGGGACGTGCCCTGATGAGGGC is a window encoding:
- a CDS encoding radical SAM protein — its product is MPKEQSPDYAKMSHASALSLGLMRGRMYRGAVNRCVNLLVHYPEGCSANCAYCGLAKKRPGTYAEKSFIHVEWPLYSMETIIDAINKAPAYVTRTCISMITNGKCRAHTLQMTRRLTQETAIPVSILISPTLLEKQDLTEMKDCGADKIGVAIDLATPELFDKFRGKGVSGPHKWKKYWAIAEAGLEVFGAGHVGAHLMVGMGETEQEMTSLMDRLWRMGIVSHLFSFFAEEGSSLAHMSHPPWSAYLRIQLARYLIEEGVINFNDIDFDAAGQILDFGLSPGRIDEIVASGTPFMTTGCLGPDGKVACNRPFGNCLPDVRQWNYPYLPNQEETDLIRLNIFRTTV